From the genome of Desulfovibrio sp. JY:
GTCTGGGCAATCCCGGCCCCGGCGGCTACAGCGCCATCTGGGAGATCGACGGGGAACGCGTCGAAATCTGCGGCGGGCGCAAGCTCACCACCAACAACCGCATGGAACTTCTCGCCGCCATCGAGGCGCTGGAAGCCCTGGAAAGCCCGACCGACGTGACGCTCATCACCGACTCGCGCTACGTCCACGACGCCATCGAAAAACGCTGGCTGGCCGGCTGGCAAAAACGCGGCTGGGTCAACGCCGAAAAAAAGCCGGTCAAAAACCAGGACCTCTGGCGACGCCTCATCCCGCTGCTCAAAATCCACAATATCAAATTCCACTGGGTGCGCGGCCATACCGGCAACCCGGACAACGAACGCTGCGACGTGCTGGCCAAACAAGCCGCCAATTCCAGAGACCTGCCCGTTGATGAAGGGTATCCGGGATAGAGGGGAGAAGAACCGGGGGAGGGAACCCCTTTTTGAAAAAAGGGGTTCCCTCCCCCGGACCCCCACCCTCCCGAAAAACTTTCATAGGGTGGTGAGTCGAGACTTTCTGCAAGGCTTCGGAAAGTAAAATTCCTTCTTTTTTCGCCCCGAAGGGGCGACGGCGTGGTGGAGGCGGGATTTGCCCGGGACGAGCTTGTCGCGAAGCGACATGCACCGTGCCGGCAAATGCCGCCTCCATCTTCACTCCTCCGGCCTCCCGCCAGCCAATCCCGCTCCCGCCCGACTAGAGCCGGGAAGGGGGGACCGGGGGGCCCTCGGCCTCCCGGCGAAGGGGTGCAGGGGAGGCGGAGCCTCCCCGCGTTTCCCGTCCCTATCCGCGCCCTATCCGCGTTCCCGTCCGCGCCCGGGGCCTGCGCCCCTGGCCGCGTCCAGATAGACCCTCGCCGCCGGCGTGCCGGAAAGGGCTTCGGCCCAGTGCAGGTAGAGCGGGCGCAGGTAGCGGCCGTGCACAAGGTCCACCGTGGCGCGGCGCTCGGCGACAAGGGCGTCCAGGGACTGGGAGGCGAACCAGTCGGCAAAGGCCCGGGCGCGGTGCACGGCGCGGTGGCCGGCGTCGATCTTGGCCAGGCCCGAGGCGGCCACGCGGCGGCAGCGCGCCGGATCGGCCAGAAGCCGGTCGACGAGGGCGCACAAGCCTTCGAAATCCTCCTGGTCGTAGAGAAAAAAGTCCTTCCCGTCGGTGAAAAGCCTGTCCTGGCCGTGGCCGATGCGCGGCGTCACCAGCGCGCAGCCGCAGCCGAGCGCCTCGAACAGGCGGTAGTTCATGTCGCCGCCTTCGGCGATATTGAGCACCAGCCTGGCTGTGGGGAAAATCGCCCGGAAATCGCCCGTGCGCGAGGCAAATCCCGGGAAGCGTTGCCGCAATCGGGCCAGCAGGGCGCTTCGAAACGGGGTGAGCGCCGGGTCGTCCTTGCCCACGAACACCATGTCCAGGGTCTTGGCCGCCTCGCGGGGGACGTCGGCCGGCGCGGCGAAGGGCGGGGACCACAACAGCCGCGAGGCGTCGAGACGGGGGGCGGCGAAACGTGGCAGATGGTCGCCGAGGCTCACGCAGCACAGGTCGAAGGCCTG
Proteins encoded in this window:
- a CDS encoding glycosyltransferase, with the protein product MKRLAWLANGLFAASLGPYLAPQGWEVQARPVAGERFFTWDDLTAFFGFAPDALVYGDKSSAPFLLGLESYPCPTVFHCIDSHIHSWYPLYAQAFDLCCVSLGDHLPRFAAPRLDASRLLWSPPFAAPADVPREAAKTLDMVFVGKDDPALTPFRSALLARLRQRFPGFASRTGDFRAIFPTARLVLNIAEGGDMNYRLFEALGCGCALVTPRIGHGQDRLFTDGKDFFLYDQEDFEGLCALVDRLLADPARCRRVAASGLAKIDAGHRAVHRARAFADWFASQSLDALVAERRATVDLVHGRYLRPLYLHWAEALSGTPAARVYLDAARGAGPGRGRERG
- the rnhA gene encoding ribonuclease HI, whose product is MNEEAKTPRQAVTIHTDGACLGNPGPGGYSAIWEIDGERVEICGGRKLTTNNRMELLAAIEALEALESPTDVTLITDSRYVHDAIEKRWLAGWQKRGWVNAEKKPVKNQDLWRRLIPLLKIHNIKFHWVRGHTGNPDNERCDVLAKQAANSRDLPVDEGYPG